GGCGGCGGCCGGCGCGTATCGAGGCACGTATCGAGGCACGCATCGAGGAGAGATGGACGTGACGACCGACGCGGGCGGCCCCTGGCTGATCGTGGGGCTCGGCAACCCCGGGCCGGAGTACGCGATGAACCGGCACAACGTGGGGTTCATGGTGGCCGACCTGCTGGCGGGTCGGATCGGCGGGAGGTTCAAGCGGGCCGGGAAGGCGCAGGCACAGGTCGTCGAGGGGCGTGTCGGGCCGCCGGGACCGGCGAGCCGCCGGGTGGTTCTGGCGAAGCCGACGTCGTACATGAACCTGTCGGGCGGGCCGGTCAACGCGCTGCGCGAGTTCTACAAGGTGCCGCTGGACCGTGTCGTGGCGGTCCACGACGAGCTGGACATCGACTACGGGGTCCTGCGGCTGAAGCTGGGCGGCGGTGACAACGGTCACAACGGTCTGAAGTCGATGACGAAGGCGATGGGCCCGGACTACCACCGGGTGCGGTTCGGGATCGGGCGCCCGCCGGGTCGTATGCAGGTCGCCGATTTCGTGCTGAAGGACTTCTCGTCGGCGGAGCGCAAGGAGCTGGACTACTTCGTGGACCGGGCGGCGGACGCGGTGGAGTCCCTGCTGACGGTGGGCCTGGAGCGGGCGCAGACCGCGTACAACTCCTGAGGCCGGGGGGCGCCGGAGGGCCTCTGGTGGGGTGCGGGATACGTGCGTACAACTGCTGACTTTGTCGGGCAGGAGTTGACCGATCGCACGACCATGGCCAATGATCCCGGCCATGCCAGCCACCGCCCACCGGCGCAAGTCCGCCCCCGCCCCAGCCGCACTGCGGCTGGGGCGTGTCGGGCGGCTGGGGCAGTTCGTGGTGATGGGTACGGTCGCCGCGCTGATCCTGATCGCGGGTGTGTGGGCGTCGTGGGGGTCGGCCCAGCACGTGATGCTGAGCAAGGGGCGCGAGCAGGGCACGATGACGGTGTCGGGGTGCGAGGACGGCGTCTGCACGGGGTCGTACCGGCCGGTGTCGGTGGGGTCGACGGCGCGGAGCCGGGTCGTCCTCGACCAGTCGGTCGGGGTCAGCGAGGGCGAGACGTACACCGTGGTCGTGAAGCCCGGCAGCAGTGATGTCGTGCGGTCGGGGCCGGCCGGTTTCCTGTACGCGTGGGTGCCGTTGGGCGGTGCGCTGCTGCTCGCGTCGGTCGTGGTCGCGGGCGGTCTGGGGCTGACGCGGACCGGCTGGGCACTGGCCGGGAGCGGCCTGGCGCTGGTGACGGCGGCCTGGGTGGCGTTGTAGCCGACGTGGCCTGCTGAGCGATGTGGCCCCGCGGCCCCTGTGACGATGTGAGGGTGCCCTCGTACATGTGGACCGTGTGTCCGTGTACGAGGGCACCCTCGGCTGTTTCGCGCTGTCCGCGTCCGGCTCAGCCGGTGTTGCGCAGGCCCGCCGCCACTCCGTTGACCGTGAGGAGGAGGGCGCGGGCGAGGAGCGGGTCGGGGTCGGCGCCCGCTGCGGCGGCGTCGCGCTGGCGCTTGAGCAGGGTGACCTGGAGGTAGGAGATGGGGTCCAGGTAGGCGTCGCGGATGGTGAAGGTCTGCTTGAGGACCGGGTTGGCGTCGAGGAGTTCGCTCTCGCCGGTGATCTTCAGAACCTCGCGGACGGTGAGCTCGTGCTCGGCCTCGATGTCGGCGAAGACGTGCTGGAGCTCGGCGGGAACGAGGGTCTCGACGTAGTGCCGGGCGATGCGCAGGTCGGTCTTCGCGAGCGTCATCTCGACGTTGGAGATGAAGTTCCGGAAGAAGTGCCACTGCTCGTGCATCTCGTCCAGGACCGTGTCCAGGCCGGCTTCGCGCAGGGCCTTCAGGCCGGAGCCGACGCCGAACCAGCCGGGCACGATCTGCCGTGACTGGGTCCAGCCGAACACCCATGGAATGGCGCGCAGTCCGTCGAGGGAGACGCCTGAGCCGGGGCGGCGGGAGGGCCGTGAGCCGAGGTGCAGGTCGGCGAGCTGGTCCACCGGTGTCGACGCGAGGAAGTACGTCGGCAGGTCCGGGTCCTCGACGAGCCTGCGGTAGGCCGCGTGGGCGGCGTCGGAGACGAGATCCATGGCCGCGTCCCAGCGGGCGAGGGATTCGTCGGACTGGCGGGGGGAGGTGTGCAGGGCGGAGGCCTGGAGGGTGGCGGCGACCGTGAGTTCGAGGTTCTCGCGGGCGAGCGAGGGGACCAGGTACTTGTCGGAGATCACCTCGCCCTGTTCGGTCACCTTGATCTCGCCCTCCAGGGTGCCCCAGGGCTGGGCGAGGATCGC
The DNA window shown above is from Streptomyces sp. NBC_01451 and carries:
- the pth gene encoding aminoacyl-tRNA hydrolase, producing the protein MDVTTDAGGPWLIVGLGNPGPEYAMNRHNVGFMVADLLAGRIGGRFKRAGKAQAQVVEGRVGPPGPASRRVVLAKPTSYMNLSGGPVNALREFYKVPLDRVVAVHDELDIDYGVLRLKLGGGDNGHNGLKSMTKAMGPDYHRVRFGIGRPPGRMQVADFVLKDFSSAERKELDYFVDRAADAVESLLTVGLERAQTAYNS